DNA from Ovis canadensis isolate MfBH-ARS-UI-01 breed Bighorn chromosome 4, ARS-UI_OviCan_v2, whole genome shotgun sequence:
gcggcggcctGGGCGCGGCGGCGGCCGAGAAGATGGCGGACGGCGACAGCGGCAGCGAGCGCGGCGGTGGCGGGCCCGGCGGCTTCCAGCCCGCGTCCCGCGGCGGCGGcgagcaggagacgcaggagctGGCCTCGAAGCGGCTGGACATCCAGAACAAACGCTTCTACCTAGATGTGAAGCAGAACGCCAAAGGCCGCTTCCTCAAGATCGCCGAGGTGGGCGCGGGCGGCTCCAAGAGCCGCCTCACGCTGTCCATGGCGGTGGCCGCCGAATTCCGTGACTACCTGGGCGACTTCATCGAGCATTACGCGCAGCTGGGCCCCAGCAGCCCGGAGcaagtggcggcggcggcgggcgccgAGGAGGGCGGTGGGCCGCGGCGCGCGCTCAAGAGCGAGTTCCTGGTGCGCGAGAACCGCAAGTACTACCTGGACCTCAAGGAGAACCAGCGCGGCCGCTTCCTGCGCATCCGTCAGACGGTCAACCGCGGCGGCGGTGGCCCCGGACCCGGCGGCCTGCAGAGCGGCCAGACCATTGCGCTACCCGCGCAGGGCCTCATAGAGTTCCGCGACGCGTTGGCCAAGCTCATCGACGACTACGGCGGCGAGGACGACGAGCTGGCGGGTGGCCCGGGCGGCGGCGCCGGAGGCCCTGGGGGCGGCCTGTACGGGGAGCTCCCGGAAGGCACTTCCATCACGGTGGACTCCAAGCGTTTCTTCTTCGACGTGGGCTGTAACAAGTACGGAGTGTTCCTGCGCGTGAGCGAGGTGAAGCCGTCCTACCGCAACGCCATCACGGTCCCTTTCAAGGCCTGGGGCAAGTTCGGGGGCGCGTTTTGCCGGTATGCGGATGAGATGAAAGAGATCCAGGAGCGGCAGAGGGATAAGCTTTATGAGCGACGCGGCGGGGACGAGtcagagggagaggaggtggatgAGGATTGAAACGTGCGGCTTCCTCCCCTAcgggcctccccaccccaccaccgtCTCCTTGGCTAGAGAGCTCCCCTTCCTATTCATCCCCAGTGAGCTAGTGGAGGGGAAGCAAGGGAGGCCCCGGAggaggaaaacaattttaaataatatagttAATTAAGAGAAATAACCATAAGAGAACAGTCAGGACAATTAGAGAAAAGCGGTAAAGTTCCAAGGAATTGACAGCAACCTGCAAAGAGAGGACAACAGTGTCTCCTCACCTGAGCAGAAGtctcagcttctcttctttcccagcTAAGATTCCTAAATCCATCGGGATAACCCTGGATGGGAGAGATCCTGCACGCTGGCCAAGGAACACCTCGAGTTACCCAGACCCGTTGATGACAGCTC
Protein-coding regions in this window:
- the PURB gene encoding transcriptional regulator protein Pur-beta gives rise to the protein MADGDSGSERGGGGPGGFQPASRGGGEQETQELASKRLDIQNKRFYLDVKQNAKGRFLKIAEVGAGGSKSRLTLSMAVAAEFRDYLGDFIEHYAQLGPSSPEQVAAAAGAEEGGGPRRALKSEFLVRENRKYYLDLKENQRGRFLRIRQTVNRGGGGPGPGGLQSGQTIALPAQGLIEFRDALAKLIDDYGGEDDELAGGPGGGAGGPGGGLYGELPEGTSITVDSKRFFFDVGCNKYGVFLRVSEVKPSYRNAITVPFKAWGKFGGAFCRYADEMKEIQERQRDKLYERRGGDESEGEEVDED